In Paraburkholderia phenazinium, one DNA window encodes the following:
- a CDS encoding type II toxin-antitoxin system HicA family toxin → MKQSEFKRWLADQGATFEQGSKHLKVYLNGRQTTLPRHPSHEISEPLRRAILKQLNCN, encoded by the coding sequence GTGAAGCAAAGCGAGTTCAAACGTTGGCTCGCTGACCAGGGAGCGACTTTCGAGCAAGGCAGTAAGCATTTGAAGGTGTATCTGAACGGTCGGCAGACCACGCTGCCGAGGCATCCGTCTCACGAGATATCGGAGCCGCTTCGAAGAGCAATTCTCAAACAATTGAACTGCAACTGA
- the rsfS gene encoding ribosome silencing factor, translating into MDIRKLQRAIVDALEDVKAQDIKVFNTSHLTGLFDRVIVASGTSNRQTKALASSVREKVKENGGEVISTEGEDVGEWVLVDCGDAVVHILQPALRQYYNLEEIWGDKPVRIKLTSSSPFGGARASEPLDEDEEDDEPAAKPARKTPARRR; encoded by the coding sequence ATGGATATTCGAAAACTGCAACGCGCGATCGTCGACGCCCTCGAAGACGTGAAAGCGCAAGACATCAAGGTGTTCAACACCAGCCACCTGACCGGACTGTTCGACCGCGTGATCGTCGCCTCGGGCACCTCCAACCGTCAGACCAAGGCGCTCGCTTCCAGCGTGCGCGAGAAGGTCAAGGAGAACGGCGGCGAGGTCATCAGCACGGAAGGTGAAGACGTCGGCGAATGGGTGCTGGTGGATTGCGGCGACGCCGTGGTGCACATCCTGCAACCGGCCCTGCGCCAGTACTACAACCTCGAAGAAATCTGGGGCGACAAGCCGGTGCGCATCAAGCTGACGAGCTCCAGCCCGTTCGGCGGCGCCCGCGCCAGCGAGCCGCTCGACGAAGACGAAGAGGACGACGAACCGGCCGCCAAGCCCGCACGCAAGACACCGGCACGCCGTCGTTAA
- the kdpF gene encoding K(+)-transporting ATPase subunit F — protein sequence MTWILWLSGAATALLFIYLVYALVRAEDIE from the coding sequence ATGACCTGGATCCTGTGGTTATCGGGAGCAGCCACCGCGCTGCTTTTCATTTACCTGGTCTATGCGCTCGTGCGCGCGGAGGACATTGAATGA
- a CDS encoding YebC/PmpR family DNA-binding transcriptional regulator — translation MAGHSKWANIKHKKAAADAKRGKVWTRLIKEIQVAARMGGGDIDSNPRLRLAVEKAYDANMPKDNVNRAIQRGVGGVDGASYEEIRYEGYGIGGAAVIVDTMTDNRIRTVAEVRHAFSKNGGNMGTDGSVAFMFDHVGQFLFAPGTAEDKLMEAALEAGADDVVTNEDGSIEVLCPPNDFPKVKTALEAAGFKAELAEVTMKPQTEVEFTGDDAVKMQKLLDALENLDDVQEVYTNAAIADE, via the coding sequence ATGGCGGGTCATTCGAAATGGGCCAACATCAAGCATAAGAAAGCAGCGGCAGACGCCAAGCGCGGCAAGGTCTGGACGCGGCTCATCAAGGAAATTCAGGTCGCCGCCCGCATGGGCGGGGGCGACATCGACTCGAACCCGCGTCTGCGGCTCGCCGTCGAAAAGGCGTATGACGCCAACATGCCGAAGGACAACGTCAACCGTGCCATCCAGCGTGGCGTCGGCGGCGTCGATGGCGCAAGCTACGAAGAAATCCGCTACGAAGGCTACGGCATCGGCGGCGCGGCGGTGATCGTCGACACCATGACGGACAACCGCATCCGCACCGTGGCGGAAGTGCGTCACGCGTTCTCGAAGAACGGCGGCAACATGGGCACGGACGGCTCGGTGGCGTTCATGTTCGATCACGTCGGCCAGTTCCTGTTCGCGCCCGGCACGGCCGAAGACAAGCTGATGGAAGCCGCCCTCGAAGCCGGCGCCGACGACGTGGTGACGAACGAGGACGGCAGTATCGAAGTGCTCTGCCCGCCGAACGATTTCCCGAAGGTGAAGACCGCGCTGGAAGCCGCCGGTTTCAAGGCGGAACTGGCCGAGGTGACGATGAAACCTCAGACGGAAGTGGAGTTCACCGGCGACGACGCGGTGAAGATGCAAAAGCTGCTCGACGCACTCGAAAATCTGGACGACGTGCAGGAAGTCTATACAAACGCTGCAATCGCCGACGAATAA
- a CDS encoding Maf family protein, with protein MATSAAALHPFVYLASQSPRRQELLQQLGVRHELLLPRPDEDAEALEAELPGERAHDYVVRVCQAKAVAAHARLTAGGHAHAPILVADTTVTIDDAILGKPVDADDAVAMLARLAGREHEVLTALAVVDADGTLLPAALSASRVRFAAVQADALRRYVASGEPFGKAGAYGVQGRAAEFIERIEGSYSGIMGLPLFETAALLRAARIDF; from the coding sequence ATGGCTACGTCCGCTGCCGCGCTGCATCCGTTCGTCTACCTTGCGTCCCAAAGTCCGCGCCGTCAGGAACTGCTGCAGCAGTTAGGCGTGCGTCACGAGCTGCTGCTGCCGCGCCCGGATGAAGACGCCGAGGCGCTCGAAGCCGAGTTGCCCGGCGAACGGGCGCACGACTATGTGGTGCGCGTGTGTCAGGCCAAGGCCGTGGCCGCGCACGCACGGCTCACTGCGGGCGGCCATGCGCACGCGCCGATCCTCGTTGCGGACACAACCGTTACGATCGACGACGCGATTCTCGGCAAGCCCGTCGACGCCGACGATGCCGTGGCCATGCTCGCGCGTCTCGCCGGACGCGAGCATGAGGTGCTGACCGCGCTCGCCGTCGTCGACGCCGACGGCACGCTGCTGCCCGCGGCTTTGTCGGCCTCACGCGTGCGTTTTGCTGCAGTGCAAGCCGACGCGCTGCGACGCTACGTAGCAAGCGGCGAGCCGTTCGGCAAGGCGGGCGCCTACGGCGTACAAGGGCGTGCGGCGGAGTTTATCGAGCGTATCGAGGGGTCCTATTCAGGTATCATGGGTTTGCCTCTTTTTGAAACCGCTGCACTCCTGCGTGCGGCGCGCATCGACTTCTAG
- the upp gene encoding uracil phosphoribosyltransferase: MTQDSRFPNLFILDHPLIQHKLSHMRDRDTSTRTFRELLREITLLMGYEITRNLPMTTRRVTTPLVELDAPVIAGKKLAIVPVLRAGVGMSDGLLELIPSARVGHIGVYRADDHRPVEYLVRLPDLEDRIFILCDPMVATGYSAVHAVDVLKRRGVPGESIMFLALVAAPEGVQVFQDAHADVKLYVASLDSHLNEHAYIVPGLGDAGDRLFGTKN, from the coding sequence ATGACACAGGACAGCCGTTTCCCGAACCTTTTCATCCTCGATCACCCGCTGATCCAGCACAAGCTCTCGCACATGCGCGACCGCGATACCTCGACGCGCACGTTCCGCGAACTGCTGCGCGAGATCACGCTGCTGATGGGCTATGAGATCACCCGCAACCTGCCGATGACCACGCGCCGCGTCACCACCCCGCTCGTCGAGCTCGACGCGCCGGTGATCGCCGGCAAGAAACTGGCGATCGTGCCGGTGCTGCGGGCCGGCGTCGGCATGTCGGACGGCCTGCTGGAGCTGATTCCGTCGGCGCGCGTCGGCCATATCGGCGTGTACCGGGCGGACGACCACCGGCCGGTCGAGTACCTGGTGCGGCTGCCGGATCTGGAAGACCGGATCTTCATCCTCTGCGACCCGATGGTGGCGACCGGCTATTCGGCCGTGCACGCGGTGGACGTGTTGAAGCGCCGCGGCGTGCCGGGCGAAAGCATCATGTTCCTCGCCTTGGTGGCAGCGCCGGAAGGCGTCCAGGTGTTCCAGGACGCACATGCGGACGTGAAACTGTACGTGGCGTCGCTCGATTCGCACCTGAACGAGCATGCGTATATCGTTCCCGGTCTCGGCGACGCCGGCGACCGGCTGTTTGGGACCAAGAACTGA
- a CDS encoding quinone oxidoreductase family protein, which translates to MVKAIRFDKAGGPEVMKWVDVEVGEPGNGEVRIRQHAVGLNYIDVYFRTGLYPLPLPGGLGMEAAGEVTVVGPGVTDLKVGDRVAYVARPPGAYTQERVLPALQVVKLPDALSYEQAASVMLQGLTAQYLLRRTWPVKAGDTILIQAAAGGVGLLVCQWAKALGATVIGTVGSDEKAEIARAHGCDHAIVYTRENFTRRVREITNGAGVPVVYDSIGKDTFTASLDCLAPLGMFISFGNASGPLPPIDSSEFAGRGSLFFTRPTLFTYIGKRSDYEAMSAELFGVLVSGKVKTSVNQRYPLSEVAKAHIELESRRTTGSTVLLP; encoded by the coding sequence ATGGTCAAGGCAATTCGTTTCGATAAGGCAGGCGGCCCCGAAGTCATGAAGTGGGTCGACGTCGAGGTGGGCGAGCCGGGCAACGGCGAGGTCCGCATCCGGCAGCACGCGGTCGGTCTCAACTACATCGACGTGTATTTCCGCACGGGTCTCTATCCGCTGCCGTTGCCGGGCGGTCTCGGCATGGAAGCGGCCGGCGAGGTCACGGTGGTGGGCCCCGGCGTCACGGACCTGAAGGTGGGCGACCGCGTCGCGTATGTGGCGCGCCCGCCTGGCGCCTACACCCAGGAGCGCGTATTGCCGGCGCTTCAGGTGGTCAAGCTGCCGGATGCGCTGAGCTACGAGCAGGCCGCTTCGGTGATGCTGCAGGGCTTGACCGCGCAGTACCTGCTGCGCCGGACCTGGCCGGTGAAGGCGGGCGACACGATCCTGATCCAGGCGGCCGCGGGCGGTGTCGGTTTGCTCGTGTGCCAATGGGCCAAGGCGCTGGGAGCGACGGTGATCGGCACGGTCGGTTCGGACGAGAAGGCGGAGATCGCGCGAGCGCACGGCTGCGACCATGCGATCGTCTATACGCGCGAGAATTTCACCAGGCGTGTGCGCGAGATCACCAACGGCGCGGGCGTGCCGGTGGTCTACGATTCGATCGGCAAGGACACGTTTACGGCCTCGCTGGATTGCCTCGCGCCGCTCGGCATGTTCATCAGCTTCGGCAACGCATCGGGTCCGCTGCCGCCGATCGATTCCTCCGAGTTCGCCGGACGCGGTTCGCTCTTCTTCACGCGGCCCACCTTGTTTACGTACATCGGCAAGCGCAGCGACTATGAAGCGATGTCGGCGGAGCTGTTCGGCGTACTGGTGTCGGGCAAGGTCAAGACCAGCGTCAACCAGCGCTACCCCTTGTCCGAAGTCGCGAAGGCGCATATCGAACTCGAAAGCCGCCGCACCACCGGTTCGACGGTGCTGTTGCCGTAG
- the rlmH gene encoding 23S rRNA (pseudouridine(1915)-N(3))-methyltransferase RlmH, which translates to MKLHILAVGHKMPDWIATGFDEYAKRMPPELRIELREIKPEQRSSGRSAESVMAAERQRIEAALPKNARIVALDERGKDWTTMQLAAALPRWQQDGRDVAFLIGGADGLDPDLKARADMLLRVSSLTLPHAMVRVLLAEQLYRAWTITQNHPYHRV; encoded by the coding sequence ATGAAGCTGCACATCCTCGCCGTCGGCCACAAGATGCCCGACTGGATCGCCACCGGCTTCGACGAGTACGCGAAACGCATGCCGCCCGAGCTGCGTATCGAGCTGCGCGAGATCAAGCCCGAGCAGCGTTCCTCGGGACGCTCGGCGGAGAGCGTGATGGCAGCGGAGCGGCAAAGGATCGAAGCCGCGTTGCCGAAGAACGCGCGCATCGTCGCGCTCGACGAACGCGGCAAGGACTGGACCACGATGCAGCTCGCCGCCGCGCTGCCCCGCTGGCAACAGGACGGACGCGACGTCGCGTTCCTGATCGGCGGCGCGGACGGGCTCGATCCCGATCTCAAGGCGCGTGCCGACATGCTGCTGCGCGTCTCCAGCCTGACGCTGCCGCACGCCATGGTGCGCGTGCTGCTCGCCGAACAGCTTTACCGCGCGTGGACCATCACGCAAAATCACCCCTATCACCGCGTGTGA
- the rng gene encoding ribonuclease G: protein MNEEILINVTPQETRVALVQQGAVQELHVERTLSRGRVGNVYLGKVVRVLPGMQSAFIDIGLERAAFLHVADIWHPRIAGEPQHQVAHQPIEKIVFEGQTLMVQVVKDPIGTKGARLSTQVSIAGRTLVYLPQEPHIGISQKIESEAEREAIRARLTAVLPADEKGGYIVRTIAEDATSEELAGDVAYLRKTWATILSQGQRMPPTSLLYQDLNLAQRVLRDFVNDETSRIQVDSRETFQMLSDFAAEFTPAVSSKLHHYTGERPLFDLYNIEAEIQRALSRRVDLKSGGYLVIDQTEAMTTIDVNTGGYVGARNFDDTIFKTNLEAAHTIARQLRLRNLGGVIIIDFIDMENTEHRDQVLGELKKALSRDRTRVTVNGFSQLGLVEMTRKRTRESLAHVLCEPCPVCQGKGQVKTPRTVCYDVLREILRESRQFNPREFRVVASQQVIDLFLEEESQHLAMLIDFIGKPVSLQVESNLSQEQYDIVLM from the coding sequence ATGAATGAAGAAATCCTGATCAATGTCACGCCGCAGGAAACGCGCGTCGCGCTGGTCCAGCAAGGCGCCGTCCAGGAACTTCACGTTGAACGCACCCTGTCGCGCGGACGCGTCGGCAACGTCTATCTCGGCAAAGTGGTTCGCGTGTTGCCCGGGATGCAATCCGCTTTCATCGATATCGGCCTCGAGCGCGCAGCGTTTCTGCATGTGGCCGACATCTGGCATCCGCGCATCGCGGGCGAGCCGCAGCATCAGGTCGCGCATCAGCCGATCGAGAAGATCGTCTTCGAAGGCCAGACGCTGATGGTCCAGGTGGTCAAGGATCCGATCGGCACCAAGGGCGCGCGCCTGTCCACCCAGGTCAGCATCGCCGGCCGCACGCTGGTCTATCTGCCGCAGGAACCGCACATCGGCATTTCGCAAAAGATCGAAAGCGAGGCCGAGCGCGAAGCGATTCGCGCGCGTCTGACTGCCGTGCTGCCCGCTGACGAGAAAGGCGGCTACATCGTGCGCACGATTGCCGAGGACGCCACCAGCGAGGAGCTGGCCGGCGACGTGGCGTATCTGCGCAAGACGTGGGCGACGATCCTCTCGCAAGGCCAGCGCATGCCGCCCACGAGCCTGCTGTATCAGGACCTGAATCTTGCCCAGCGCGTGCTGCGCGACTTCGTCAACGACGAGACTTCGCGCATCCAGGTCGACTCACGCGAGACCTTCCAGATGCTGTCCGATTTCGCGGCGGAGTTCACGCCGGCGGTGTCGTCGAAGCTGCATCACTATACGGGCGAACGACCGCTCTTCGACCTGTACAACATCGAAGCGGAAATTCAGCGAGCCTTGTCGCGGCGCGTCGATCTGAAGTCGGGCGGTTATCTCGTGATCGACCAGACCGAAGCCATGACGACCATCGACGTGAACACCGGCGGCTACGTCGGCGCACGCAACTTCGACGATACGATCTTCAAGACCAACCTCGAAGCCGCGCATACGATCGCGCGGCAATTGCGGCTGCGCAATCTGGGCGGCGTGATCATCATCGACTTCATCGACATGGAGAACACCGAGCATCGCGACCAGGTGCTCGGCGAGTTGAAGAAGGCGCTGTCGCGCGATCGCACGCGGGTTACCGTCAATGGCTTCTCGCAGCTTGGGCTGGTGGAGATGACACGCAAGCGCACCCGCGAGTCGCTCGCGCACGTGCTGTGCGAGCCTTGCCCGGTGTGCCAGGGTAAGGGGCAGGTGAAGACGCCGCGTACGGTGTGCTACGACGTGCTGCGCGAGATTTTGCGCGAGTCGCGCCAGTTCAATCCGCGCGAGTTCCGGGTGGTGGCCTCGCAGCAGGTGATCGATCTGTTTCTCGAGGAAGAATCGCAGCATTTGGCTATGCTGATCGATTTTATCGGCAAGCCGGTGTCGTTGCAGGTGGAGTCGAATCTGAGCCAGGAGCAGTACGATATCGTGCTGATGTGA
- the purD gene encoding phosphoribosylamine--glycine ligase: protein MKLLVVGSGGREHALAWKLAQSPRVQLVYVAPGNGGTAQDERLRNVDITEPAALADFVEKEQIAFTLVGPEGPLAAGIVNLFRSRGLKIFGPTKEAAQLESSKDFAKAFMKRHAIPTAEYETFSDVAAAHAYLDTKGAPIVIKADGLAAGKGVVVAQSLEEAHAAVDMMLSDNKLGDAGARVVIEEFLAGEEASFIVMVDGKHVLPLASSQDHKRLLDGDQGPNTGGMGAYSPAPIVTPQLHARVMREIILPTVHGMEKEGIRFTGFLYAGLMIDAQGNPKTLEFNCRMGDPETQPIMARLKGDYSKVVEQAIAGTLDTVELEWDRRTALGVVLAAHNYPDSPRKGDRISDIPAETVDSVTFHAGTTLADDKLTTSGGRVLCVVGLADSVRSAQSVAYETINQISFDGMQYRHDIGYRALNRKHS from the coding sequence ATGAAGTTACTCGTCGTCGGGTCCGGCGGTCGCGAACACGCGCTCGCATGGAAGCTCGCGCAATCGCCGCGGGTCCAGCTCGTCTACGTGGCTCCTGGCAACGGCGGCACCGCCCAGGACGAGCGTCTGCGCAACGTCGACATCACCGAGCCGGCTGCGCTCGCCGATTTCGTCGAGAAGGAACAGATCGCCTTCACGCTGGTCGGCCCGGAAGGTCCGCTCGCCGCCGGCATCGTCAATCTGTTCCGCTCGCGTGGCCTGAAGATTTTCGGACCCACGAAGGAAGCCGCGCAGCTCGAAAGCTCGAAAGACTTCGCCAAGGCGTTCATGAAACGTCATGCGATCCCCACGGCGGAATACGAAACCTTCTCCGACGTCGCCGCCGCCCACGCGTACCTCGACACCAAGGGTGCGCCGATCGTGATCAAGGCCGACGGCCTCGCCGCCGGCAAGGGCGTGGTGGTTGCGCAGTCGCTCGAAGAAGCGCACGCCGCGGTCGACATGATGCTGTCGGACAACAAGCTGGGCGACGCCGGCGCGCGCGTCGTGATCGAAGAATTCCTCGCCGGCGAAGAAGCGAGCTTCATCGTGATGGTGGACGGCAAGCACGTGCTGCCGCTCGCCTCGAGCCAGGATCACAAGCGGCTGCTCGACGGCGACCAGGGCCCGAACACGGGCGGCATGGGCGCCTACTCGCCCGCGCCCATTGTCACGCCGCAACTGCATGCCCGCGTGATGCGCGAAATCATCCTGCCCACCGTGCACGGCATGGAGAAGGAAGGCATCCGCTTCACCGGCTTCCTGTATGCGGGCCTGATGATCGACGCGCAAGGCAACCCGAAGACGCTCGAGTTCAACTGCCGCATGGGCGACCCCGAAACGCAGCCGATCATGGCGCGTCTGAAGGGCGACTACTCGAAGGTGGTGGAGCAGGCCATCGCCGGCACGCTCGACACGGTCGAACTGGAATGGGACCGCCGCACCGCGCTAGGCGTGGTGCTGGCCGCGCACAACTATCCGGACAGCCCGCGCAAGGGCGACCGGATCAGCGATATTCCGGCCGAGACCGTCGATTCGGTGACGTTCCATGCCGGCACCACGCTGGCCGACGACAAGCTGACCACCTCGGGCGGCCGCGTCCTGTGCGTGGTAGGGTTGGCGGATTCGGTGCGCAGCGCGCAGTCGGTGGCGTATGAGACCATCAACCAGATCTCGTTCGACGGCATGCAGTATCGCCACGACATCGGCTATCGCGCGCTGAACCGCAAGCATAGCTAA
- a CDS encoding SDR family oxidoreductase produces MDMGIAGRTALVCAASKGLGRGCAEALAAEGVNLVILARTVETLEATAAEIRAQSGVEVKTVACDITTPEGRAAALAACPQPDILVNNAGGPPPGDFRKFTHDDWIRALEANMLTPIELIRATIDHMSARGFGRIVNITSSSVKAPIDVLGLSNGARSGLTGFVAGVARKVAREGVTINNLLPGLFDTDRIATTFDAQAKAQHISVDEARKQRMATIPAGRFGTRDEFGRACAFLCSVHAGYITGQNWLLDGGAYPGTF; encoded by the coding sequence ATGGACATGGGAATCGCAGGACGTACCGCGCTGGTGTGCGCGGCTAGCAAGGGCCTGGGGCGCGGTTGCGCCGAAGCGCTTGCCGCCGAGGGTGTGAATCTGGTGATCCTCGCCCGTACGGTCGAGACGCTCGAGGCAACCGCCGCCGAAATCCGCGCGCAAAGCGGCGTCGAGGTCAAGACGGTCGCCTGCGACATCACCACGCCGGAAGGCCGCGCGGCGGCGCTGGCCGCCTGTCCGCAGCCGGACATCCTCGTCAACAACGCGGGCGGGCCGCCGCCGGGCGACTTCCGCAAGTTCACCCACGACGACTGGATCCGCGCCCTCGAAGCCAACATGCTGACGCCGATCGAACTGATCCGTGCCACCATCGATCACATGAGCGCGCGCGGTTTCGGCCGGATCGTCAATATCACGAGCTCCTCGGTGAAGGCGCCGATCGACGTGCTGGGCCTGTCCAACGGCGCGCGCTCCGGGCTGACCGGCTTCGTGGCGGGCGTGGCGCGCAAGGTGGCGCGCGAGGGCGTGACGATCAACAACCTGCTGCCTGGCCTGTTCGATACGGATCGCATCGCCACCACCTTCGACGCCCAGGCCAAGGCGCAACACATCTCCGTCGACGAAGCACGCAAGCAGCGCATGGCGACGATTCCGGCGGGCCGCTTCGGCACGCGCGACGAATTCGGCCGGGCGTGTGCGTTCCTGTGCAGCGTGCATGCGGGCTATATCACCGGGCAGAACTGGCTGCTCGACGGCGGCGCCTATCCGGGCACGTTCTGA
- a CDS encoding nicotinate-nucleotide adenylyltransferase, with protein MKPNAHPAALPRRIGLLGGTFDPIHDGHLALAQRFAEVLQLTELVLLPAGQPWQKPDVSSAADRLAMTRAAASSLVLPGVKVSVATDEIEHDGPTYTVETLQRWREREGPQASLAMLIGADQLVRLDTWRDWRRLFEFAHICASTRPGFELASIPQAVAAEIAARQASADVLQATPCGHLLIDTTLAYDVSATDIRAHLRERLVQHAGGQQQNEAASHVPTAVWDYILQHHLYHR; from the coding sequence CTGAAGCCGAACGCTCACCCCGCTGCCCTGCCCCGCCGGATTGGCCTTCTTGGCGGCACCTTCGATCCGATCCACGACGGCCACCTCGCGCTTGCGCAACGGTTCGCCGAGGTGCTGCAACTGACCGAACTGGTGCTGCTGCCGGCCGGCCAGCCATGGCAAAAACCGGACGTCTCGTCAGCGGCCGACCGGCTCGCCATGACCCGCGCCGCCGCCAGTTCGCTGGTGCTGCCGGGGGTCAAGGTGAGCGTCGCCACCGACGAGATCGAACACGACGGCCCCACGTACACGGTCGAGACGCTGCAGCGCTGGCGCGAACGCGAAGGGCCGCAGGCTTCGCTGGCCATGTTGATCGGCGCCGACCAGCTGGTACGGCTCGATACGTGGCGCGACTGGCGCCGTCTGTTCGAGTTCGCGCATATCTGCGCGTCGACCCGCCCCGGCTTCGAGCTCGCCTCGATTCCGCAGGCCGTCGCCGCCGAGATCGCCGCACGTCAGGCGAGCGCGGACGTATTGCAAGCAACACCCTGTGGTCATCTGCTGATCGATACCACGCTGGCCTACGACGTTTCGGCCACCGACATCCGCGCGCATCTGCGCGAACGTCTTGTCCAGCATGCCGGCGGCCAGCAACAGAACGAGGCCGCGAGCCATGTCCCCACCGCGGTGTGGGACTATATTCTTCAACATCATCTGTACCACCGGTAA
- a CDS encoding type II toxin-antitoxin system HicB family antitoxin, whose translation MFRYPARIEADEAGFTVSFRDIPEALTSGATLEEARDMAADALATAMDFYFEDKRPVPLPSRARRGEALVELPASLAAKVLLLNEMLAQKVSPSELARRLHTRPQEIQRVINLGHVTKIDTIASALAALGKRLELSIVPA comes from the coding sequence ATGTTTCGCTATCCCGCCCGCATCGAAGCAGACGAAGCCGGATTTACGGTGTCGTTTCGCGACATTCCCGAGGCGTTGACGTCCGGCGCGACGCTCGAAGAAGCGCGCGACATGGCCGCCGACGCATTGGCCACGGCGATGGATTTTTACTTTGAAGACAAACGTCCGGTGCCGTTGCCGTCCAGAGCGCGGCGCGGCGAAGCGTTGGTCGAATTACCCGCCAGCCTTGCGGCCAAGGTGCTGCTGCTCAACGAGATGCTGGCTCAGAAAGTCTCGCCTTCCGAGTTGGCAAGGCGTCTGCACACGCGTCCGCAAGAGATTCAACGTGTTATCAACCTGGGTCACGTGACCAAGATCGACACGATTGCGTCCGCCCTGGCTGCGCTGGGCAAGCGCCTCGAGCTCTCGATCGTGCCTGCCTGA
- the hemF gene encoding oxygen-dependent coproporphyrinogen oxidase, producing the protein MTDSNYDVQAVRSWLQGLQTHIAETLGAFDGTPFATDAWQRAPGEKLRGGGTTRILEGGQFFERAGIGFSDVAGDALPGSASAARPQLAGRGFEAMGVSLVLHPHNPYCPTVHMNVRLLIATKAGEAPVFWFGGGMDLTPYYGFEEDAQHFHRVCRDALAPYGADLYPRFKRWCDEYFFLKHRNEARGIGGIFFDDFSEPGFEQSFAMVKSVGDAFLNAYLPIIEKRRNLPYGEAERDFQTYRRGRYVEFNLVFDRGTLFGLQSGGRTESILMSMPPVVNWRYNWQPEPGTPEARLYSDFLVPREWV; encoded by the coding sequence ATGACCGATTCGAACTACGACGTACAGGCTGTACGTAGCTGGCTGCAAGGCCTGCAGACGCACATTGCCGAGACGCTCGGCGCGTTCGACGGCACGCCGTTCGCCACCGACGCATGGCAACGCGCGCCCGGCGAGAAGCTGCGCGGCGGCGGCACGACGCGGATTCTGGAAGGCGGCCAGTTCTTCGAGCGCGCGGGAATCGGTTTTTCGGACGTCGCCGGCGACGCGCTGCCGGGTTCGGCTAGCGCCGCGCGCCCGCAGCTCGCCGGCCGCGGTTTCGAGGCAATGGGCGTGTCGCTCGTGCTGCACCCGCACAATCCGTACTGCCCGACCGTGCATATGAACGTGCGGCTGCTGATTGCCACCAAGGCGGGCGAAGCCCCGGTGTTCTGGTTCGGCGGCGGCATGGATCTGACGCCGTACTATGGCTTCGAGGAAGACGCGCAGCATTTCCACCGCGTCTGCCGCGACGCGCTGGCGCCTTATGGCGCCGACCTGTATCCGCGCTTCAAGCGCTGGTGCGACGAGTATTTCTTCCTCAAGCACCGCAACGAAGCGCGCGGCATTGGCGGGATTTTCTTCGACGATTTCTCGGAGCCCGGCTTCGAACAGTCGTTCGCGATGGTCAAGAGCGTCGGCGACGCGTTCCTCAATGCGTACTTGCCGATCATCGAAAAGCGCCGCAATCTGCCGTACGGCGAAGCTGAACGCGATTTCCAGACGTACCGGCGCGGCCGTTACGTCGAGTTCAACCTGGTGTTCGACCGTGGCACACTGTTTGGACTGCAGAGCGGCGGACGCACCGAGTCGATTCTGATGTCGATGCCGCCTGTGGTGAACTGGCGCTACAACTGGCAGCCGGAACCCGGCACGCCGGAAGCGCGCCTTTACAGCGACTTCCTCGTGCCGCGCGAGTGGGTCTGA
- a CDS encoding methylglyoxal synthase: MTTRIALIAHDHKKDAIVELAGEYVDTLRRCDIVATGTTGARIADAHGLTVERMLSGPHGGDLQIGSQLAEGHVDMVIFLRDPMTPQPHEPDINALVRACDVHNVPCATNISTARMILDVLTLRLAEKV, translated from the coding sequence ATGACCACCCGCATCGCGCTGATCGCGCACGATCACAAGAAAGACGCCATCGTCGAACTCGCCGGCGAATATGTCGACACGCTGCGGCGTTGCGACATCGTCGCCACCGGCACGACCGGCGCGCGGATTGCCGACGCGCACGGACTGACCGTCGAGAGAATGCTGTCGGGCCCGCACGGCGGCGACCTGCAGATCGGCTCGCAACTCGCGGAAGGGCACGTCGATATGGTGATTTTCCTGCGCGACCCGATGACGCCGCAGCCGCACGAACCGGACATCAACGCGCTGGTGCGCGCGTGCGACGTACATAACGTGCCGTGCGCCACCAATATTTCGACCGCACGGATGATTCTCGACGTGCTCACCTTGCGGCTCGCGGAGAAGGTCTGA